In Patescibacteria group bacterium, the sequence GCCCTCAACCCGGCTAATATATCCTCTATCCATACCAGTAGCGCGGCAAATATCGCCCTGCGACATACCTTTTTCTATTCTGATTCTCTTGATATTATTTCCTAATTTTTTTGATATTTTATCCATAGAATACCCTAATATCTTACAACTTCTTGTATTATCTGACAATAATGTATTATAATACAATATAGACACTCGTTTGGGGTGGTGGTCGGGGTTAGCGGATGGTCGGCCTGCCCCGCTGGCTAGCGGGGCCGTAAAAAAAGAGAAAAGTTTGCTTTTGGCAAAAATATCAACGGATATACTCTGCACTCGCTCGGAA encodes:
- a CDS encoding helix-turn-helix transcriptional regulator; the protein is MDKISKKLGNNIKRIRIEKGMSQGDICRATGMDRGYISRVEGGLKNPTVSNLEKIAKALGVAPDELLK